A genomic segment from Paramixta manurensis encodes:
- the menF gene encoding isochorismate synthase MenF, whose translation MLILSAALQQLRAQLTRVNTSASGHHRLQVKFSSTEDTLTWLASQPCWPQLWWQHRHGTEQVAACGAVAHFAQFSLAQQFSRRLPPDWRIWGCNNFSAEESYLFLPRLIWRRCADAQWLIVNLYSENALYEDAQQALAFLDTLTSAALPATLPTRLQHKQHAPDKAAWCQMVTQAIEGIQAGAMEKVVLARATDLHFEQKVSAAALLAQSRHVNLHCYHFMLAFDADTAFLGSSPERLYLRQHTELLTEALAGTVARDSDERTAVRQAEWLCNDDKNQRENWLVVDDICQRLHGMVSGLDVMPPEVVRLRKVQHLRRRIHAALRSHSDELCLTRLQPTAAVAGLPRQAARNFILRHEPFEREWYAGSMGYLSARQSEFCVSLRSARVDGARVRLYAGAGIVAGSDPELEWQEIDNKAAALASLLTPEAL comes from the coding sequence GTGCTCATCCTCTCTGCCGCCTTGCAACAGTTGCGTGCGCAACTGACGCGCGTTAACACCAGCGCGTCAGGCCACCATCGGTTACAGGTTAAATTCTCGTCAACGGAAGACACGCTCACTTGGCTGGCATCGCAGCCATGCTGGCCTCAGCTTTGGTGGCAGCATCGCCACGGCACCGAACAGGTGGCTGCCTGCGGCGCCGTGGCGCATTTTGCACAATTTAGCCTGGCGCAACAATTTAGTCGGCGCTTACCGCCGGATTGGCGTATTTGGGGGTGCAACAACTTTAGTGCCGAAGAGAGCTACTTGTTTTTGCCACGGCTGATTTGGCGTCGTTGTGCCGATGCGCAGTGGTTGATTGTTAATCTCTACAGTGAGAACGCGTTGTATGAGGATGCGCAGCAAGCGCTGGCTTTTCTTGACACGCTCACCTCCGCCGCCTTGCCGGCGACTTTACCCACCCGCTTACAACATAAACAACATGCGCCGGACAAGGCGGCATGGTGTCAAATGGTGACGCAAGCGATTGAGGGGATTCAGGCGGGCGCGATGGAAAAAGTGGTGCTGGCGCGCGCGACCGATCTCCATTTTGAGCAAAAGGTTTCCGCCGCCGCGCTGTTGGCGCAAAGCCGCCACGTCAATCTGCACTGTTACCACTTTATGTTGGCCTTTGATGCCGACACGGCGTTTCTCGGCTCCAGTCCGGAACGTCTCTACCTGCGCCAGCATACTGAGTTACTCACCGAAGCGCTGGCTGGCACCGTCGCACGCGATTCTGATGAGCGTACTGCCGTTCGTCAGGCGGAGTGGCTATGTAATGACGATAAAAATCAGCGTGAGAACTGGCTGGTAGTGGATGACATTTGTCAGCGCTTGCACGGCATGGTGTCGGGTCTGGATGTTATGCCGCCGGAAGTGGTGCGTCTGCGTAAGGTGCAACATTTACGCCGTCGCATTCACGCGGCGCTACGCAGCCACAGTGATGAGTTGTGTTTAACCCGCTTGCAGCCCACGGCGGCGGTAGCCGGGCTGCCGCGCCAGGCCGCGCGTAACTTTATTCTGCGTCATGAACCCTTCGAACGTGAGTGGTATGCCGGTTCGATGGGGTATCTCTCTGCCCGACAAAGTGAGTTTTGCGTTTCGCTGCGTTCGGCGCGGGTTGACGGTGCGCGAGTCCGTTTGTATGCCGGCGCCGGTATTGTGGCGGGTTCCGATCCCGAGCTGGAGTGGCAAGAGATCGATAACAAGGCGGCGGCTCTGGCTTCATTGCTGACGCCAGAAGCACTGTAA
- the elaB gene encoding stress response protein ElaB, with translation MARSTEPHETHLDDDLTLLTETLEEVLKSSGDPADQKYVELKAKAEQALHEVKSRVSEASDTYYYRAKQVAYRADDYVHDKPWHGIGVGATAGLILGLLLARR, from the coding sequence ATGGCTAGATCTACTGAACCGCATGAAACACACCTTGATGATGACCTGACGCTATTAACCGAAACACTGGAAGAGGTGCTGAAATCATCAGGCGATCCTGCCGATCAAAAGTATGTTGAGCTCAAGGCTAAAGCCGAGCAGGCACTGCATGAAGTTAAATCGCGCGTGAGCGAAGCATCCGATACTTACTACTATCGTGCGAAACAGGTGGCCTACCGTGCCGATGATTATGTCCACGATAAACCGTGGCATGGTATTGGCGTCGGCGCTACCGCCGGATTGATTTTGGGATTGTTGTTGGCGCGTCGTTAG
- a CDS encoding glucan biosynthesis protein D, producing the protein MNRRMFMKASMAFATVSGMSGLSTLFAQSAWADEGIADGTATRFDFDELKKMAAGLAKKPWGGAPGALPPTLANLTPQAYNEIQYDANHSLWNDVANRDLDVQFFHVGMGFKRRIRMFSVDAKSREAREIHFRPELFNYNNAQVDMHQLEGKTDLGFAGFRAFKKPELARRDIVSFLGASYFRAVDDTYQYGLSARGVAVNTFSNGHEEFPDFTAFWFDTVAPESTTFTVYALLDGPSVTGAYKFTIDCEEKRVVMEIENHLFARTDIKQLGIAPMTSMFSCGTNERRMCNTYHPQIHDSDRLAMWTGSGEWIARPLNNPQKLQFNAYQDNNPRGFGLLQLNHDFKDYQDVIGWYDKRPSLWVEPLGKWGKGAINVMEIPTTGETLDNVVCFWQPEQPIKAGSEYNFHYKLYWSSLPPVRSGLARVDATRSGMGGFPEGWAPGEHFPEVWSRRFAVDFVGGDLKAAAPKGIEPVITVSSGTIKQIEILYVEPLDGYRILFDWYPNSDATTPVDMRLFLRTKDETLSETWLYQYFPPPPDQRKYVDDRQMNPG; encoded by the coding sequence ATGAATCGAAGAATGTTTATGAAAGCGTCAATGGCTTTCGCGACGGTAAGCGGAATGTCCGGCTTATCTACGCTGTTTGCGCAGTCCGCCTGGGCGGATGAAGGGATCGCCGATGGTACCGCGACGCGCTTTGACTTTGACGAACTGAAGAAAATGGCCGCCGGTCTGGCGAAAAAACCGTGGGGCGGCGCGCCGGGCGCGTTACCGCCAACGCTCGCTAATCTGACGCCACAGGCCTACAACGAAATTCAGTACGATGCGAATCACTCACTGTGGAATGATGTGGCAAACCGCGATCTCGATGTGCAATTTTTCCATGTCGGCATGGGTTTTAAACGTCGTATTCGTATGTTTTCCGTCGACGCCAAAAGTCGTGAAGCGCGTGAAATTCACTTCCGTCCCGAATTGTTTAACTACAACAATGCACAAGTTGATATGCATCAGCTTGAAGGGAAAACCGATCTTGGCTTTGCCGGATTCCGTGCGTTTAAAAAGCCGGAGTTGGCACGTCGCGATATTGTCTCTTTCCTCGGCGCCAGTTATTTCCGCGCGGTGGATGACACCTATCAATATGGTCTTTCGGCACGCGGCGTTGCGGTTAACACCTTTAGTAACGGCCACGAAGAGTTCCCGGACTTCACCGCGTTTTGGTTCGATACCGTGGCGCCGGAGTCGACCACTTTTACCGTTTATGCGCTGCTGGACGGCCCGAGCGTTACCGGTGCTTATAAGTTCACCATTGATTGCGAAGAAAAACGTGTGGTAATGGAGATTGAAAATCATCTCTTCGCACGTACTGATATTAAACAACTGGGCATCGCGCCAATGACCAGTATGTTCAGTTGCGGCACTAACGAACGCCGTATGTGTAATACCTATCATCCGCAGATACATGACTCCGATCGTCTGGCGATGTGGACCGGTAGCGGTGAGTGGATTGCCCGCCCGCTGAATAATCCGCAGAAGTTGCAGTTCAACGCCTATCAGGATAATAACCCGCGCGGTTTTGGCCTGCTGCAGCTTAACCATGACTTTAAGGATTATCAGGATGTGATTGGCTGGTACGATAAACGTCCTAGTCTGTGGGTTGAGCCGCTGGGTAAATGGGGTAAAGGCGCCATCAATGTGATGGAGATCCCTACCACCGGCGAAACGTTGGATAACGTAGTGTGTTTCTGGCAACCCGAGCAGCCAATTAAGGCCGGCAGTGAATATAACTTCCACTATAAGCTTTACTGGAGCAGCCTGCCGCCGGTGCGTAGCGGTTTGGCGCGGGTGGATGCGACACGTTCCGGTATGGGTGGGTTCCCGGAGGGTTGGGCGCCGGGCGAGCACTTCCCGGAAGTTTGGTCGCGCCGTTTTGCGGTCGATTTCGTTGGTGGCGATCTGAAAGCCGCCGCGCCGAAGGGGATCGAGCCGGTGATTACCGTCTCTTCAGGTACCATTAAACAGATTGAAATTCTGTATGTTGAGCCGTTAGATGGGTATCGCATTCTGTTTGACTGGTATCCAAATAGCGATGCGACCACGCCAGTGGATATGCGTTTGTTCTTGCGTACCAAGGATGAGACGTTGAGCGAAACGTGGTTGTATCAATATTTCCCGCCGCCGCCGGATCAGCGTAAGTATGTTGATGATCGGCAGATGAATCCGGGTTAA
- a CDS encoding GNAT family N-acetyltransferase, giving the protein MDLLWQDLHQRDLQIAQLYAILSLRNAVFIVEQNCPYQDLDGQDLAHDNRHIIGQLENKILAYARILTPQDQDSPVIIGRVIIASEARGLNLGYRLMEQCIASCEQFWPGRAMYLSAQAHLEKFYRQLGFHPVTDVYLEDNIPHIGMRHE; this is encoded by the coding sequence ATGGATCTGTTGTGGCAAGACTTACACCAGCGCGATCTACAGATAGCGCAACTTTACGCTATTTTGTCGCTACGTAACGCGGTGTTCATTGTTGAGCAAAATTGTCCCTATCAGGATCTGGATGGGCAGGATTTGGCGCATGATAATCGTCATATTATTGGTCAGCTGGAAAATAAGATTCTGGCCTATGCGCGTATTCTTACGCCGCAAGATCAGGACAGTCCGGTGATCATCGGGCGGGTGATTATTGCGTCGGAGGCGCGGGGCCTAAATTTGGGCTATCGGCTGATGGAGCAGTGCATTGCCAGTTGCGAACAGTTTTGGCCAGGCCGGGCGATGTATTTATCCGCGCAGGCGCATTTGGAAAAATTTTACCGACAGCTTGGTTTTCATCCGGTTACGGACGTGTATTTGGAAGATAATATTCCGCATATTGGGATGCGTCACGAGTAG
- the nuoN gene encoding NADH-quinone oxidoreductase subunit NuoN, with translation MTITPQQLIALLPLLIVGLTVVVVMLSIAWRRNHFVNATLSVIGLNLALLSLYFVGQVGPMDVTPLLRVDGYSMFYTGLVMLASLATCTFAYPWLAGFPDNRDEFYLLVLIAALGGVVLASANHLASLFIGIELISLPLFGLIGYAFRQKRSLEAALKYTILSAAASSFLLFGMALIYADSGNLGFVALGKSLTDNVIHQPLLLVGLGMMIVGLGFKLSLVPFHLWTPDVYQGAPAPVSTFLATASKIAIFGVVMRLFMYAPVTDNEAVRTVLGIIAFVSILFGNLMAISQSNIKRLLGYSSIAHLGYLLVALIAVQTHQLSLEAVGVYLAGYLFSSLGAFGVVSLMSSPYRGPDADSLYSYRGLFWHRPILSAVMTVMMLSLAGIPMTLGFIGKFYVIAVGVNAHLWWLTAAVVVGSAIGLYYYLRVTVSLYLSPPELHTRDTPANWAFTAGGVVVLISAILVLALGIYPQPLIKLVQLAQPLM, from the coding sequence ATGACAATAACTCCTCAACAATTGATCGCGCTACTACCGCTGTTGATCGTCGGATTGACGGTGGTGGTTGTGATGCTGTCCATTGCGTGGCGACGCAACCACTTTGTCAATGCGACGCTGTCAGTAATTGGCCTCAACCTGGCGCTACTGTCTCTCTACTTTGTTGGCCAGGTTGGCCCGATGGATGTCACGCCGCTGTTGCGCGTCGATGGCTACTCAATGTTCTATACCGGCCTGGTGATGCTGGCAAGTCTTGCGACCTGTACCTTTGCCTATCCGTGGTTGGCAGGTTTCCCGGATAATCGCGACGAGTTCTATCTGCTGGTGCTGATTGCCGCACTGGGCGGTGTGGTGCTCGCCAGCGCCAACCATCTGGCTTCACTGTTCATCGGTATTGAGTTGATCTCGTTGCCGCTGTTCGGTCTGATTGGTTACGCGTTCCGGCAGAAACGCTCGCTGGAAGCCGCGCTGAAATACACCATCCTGTCAGCGGCGGCGTCTTCGTTCCTGCTGTTTGGTATGGCGTTAATTTACGCGGATTCAGGCAACCTCGGCTTTGTCGCGTTAGGTAAGAGCCTGACTGACAATGTTATTCATCAGCCGCTGTTGCTGGTGGGTCTGGGTATGATGATTGTCGGCTTAGGCTTTAAACTGTCGCTGGTGCCATTCCATCTGTGGACGCCGGATGTGTATCAAGGTGCGCCAGCACCGGTCTCTACCTTCCTGGCGACCGCCAGTAAAATCGCCATTTTCGGCGTGGTGATGCGTCTGTTTATGTACGCGCCGGTGACCGATAACGAAGCGGTACGTACCGTACTGGGCATTATCGCCTTTGTGTCGATTCTGTTCGGTAACTTGATGGCTATCTCGCAGAGTAATATCAAGCGTCTGCTAGGTTACTCTTCAATTGCACACCTCGGTTATCTGTTGGTGGCGTTGATTGCGGTACAAACCCATCAGCTTTCGCTGGAAGCGGTTGGTGTCTATCTGGCGGGTTACCTGTTTAGCAGCCTCGGCGCGTTTGGCGTGGTCAGTTTGATGTCCAGCCCGTATCGCGGTCCGGATGCGGATTCGCTCTACTCATACCGTGGTCTGTTCTGGCACCGTCCGATTTTGTCGGCAGTTATGACTGTGATGATGTTGTCGCTGGCCGGTATCCCGATGACGCTGGGCTTTATCGGTAAGTTCTACGTCATCGCAGTAGGTGTGAATGCACACCTGTGGTGGTTAACTGCGGCGGTGGTGGTTGGTAGCGCCATCGGCCTGTACTACTACCTGCGTGTGACCGTGAGTTTGTACCTGAGCCCGCCGGAACTGCATACGCGTGATACACCAGCCAACTGGGCGTTTACCGCGGGCGGCGTGGTAGTACTGATCTCTGCGATTCTGGTACTGGCGCTGGGTATCTATCCTCAGCCGCTGATTAAGCTGGTGCAACTGGCTCAGCCGCTTATGTAA
- the nuoM gene encoding NADH-quinone oxidoreductase subunit M, which translates to MLLPWLIIIPFLGGLLCWQSERFGVKTPRWIALITMGLTLALSLQLWLQGGYTLTQAAGLPQWQAEFSVPWIPRFGIDFHLAIDGLSLLMVVLTGLLGLMAVLCSWNEIEKYQGFFHLNLMWILGGVIGVFLSVDMFLFFFFWEMMLVPMYFLIALWGHKASDGKTRISAATKFFIYTQASGLVMLIAILALVFVHYNATGVWTFNYETLLKTPMSHTVEYLLMLGFFIAFAVKMPVVPLHGWLPDAHSQAPTAGSVDLAGILLKTAAYGLLRFSLPLFPHASAEFAPIAMWLGIIGIFYGAWMAFSQTDIKRLIAYTSISHMGFVLIAIYTGSQLALQGAVVQMIAHGLSAAALFILCGQVYERLHTRDMREMGGLWARIKWIPGLSLFFAVANLGMPGTGNFAGEFMILTGSFQVVPTIIVIATFGLVFASVYSLIMMQRAYYGAPKSETPLKGMTSREFLMIMVLVVLLVLLGVYPQPILDTSHAAMSNIQQWFTASISTTRP; encoded by the coding sequence ATGTTACTTCCCTGGCTTATCATTATCCCATTCCTGGGCGGTCTGCTGTGTTGGCAGTCCGAGCGCTTTGGCGTGAAGACGCCGCGCTGGATCGCCTTGATCACAATGGGGCTAACGCTGGCGCTTTCGCTGCAACTCTGGTTGCAGGGTGGCTATACGCTGACGCAGGCTGCGGGGCTTCCGCAGTGGCAAGCAGAGTTCTCGGTACCGTGGATCCCGCGTTTCGGTATTGATTTCCATTTGGCTATCGACGGTTTGTCGCTGCTGATGGTGGTGTTGACCGGTCTGTTAGGTCTAATGGCGGTACTCTGTTCCTGGAACGAAATTGAAAAATATCAGGGGTTCTTTCACCTTAACCTGATGTGGATCCTCGGCGGGGTTATCGGCGTGTTCCTCTCCGTCGATATGTTCCTGTTCTTCTTCTTCTGGGAAATGATGCTGGTGCCGATGTACTTCCTCATCGCGCTCTGGGGTCATAAGGCATCTGACGGTAAAACCCGTATTAGCGCCGCGACTAAGTTCTTCATTTATACCCAGGCATCGGGTCTGGTGATGTTAATTGCGATTCTGGCGTTGGTTTTCGTGCATTACAACGCGACCGGTGTTTGGACGTTCAATTATGAAACGCTGCTGAAGACGCCGATGTCGCACACGGTAGAATACCTGCTGATGCTGGGCTTCTTTATTGCCTTTGCGGTCAAAATGCCGGTAGTACCGTTGCATGGCTGGCTGCCGGATGCGCACAGTCAGGCGCCGACCGCAGGTTCCGTTGACCTGGCGGGGATTTTGTTGAAAACCGCTGCGTATGGTCTGTTGCGTTTCAGCCTGCCGTTGTTCCCGCACGCCTCGGCAGAGTTTGCGCCGATCGCTATGTGGCTTGGTATCATCGGTATCTTCTACGGTGCCTGGATGGCGTTCTCGCAGACCGATATCAAACGTCTGATCGCTTACACCTCCATCTCCCATATGGGCTTTGTGCTGATTGCTATCTACACCGGCAGCCAACTGGCGCTGCAAGGTGCGGTGGTGCAGATGATTGCTCACGGGTTGTCGGCGGCGGCGCTGTTCATCCTGTGTGGTCAGGTTTACGAACGTCTACATACCCGCGATATGCGTGAGATGGGCGGCCTGTGGGCGCGTATCAAATGGATTCCGGGCCTGTCGTTGTTCTTTGCGGTCGCTAACCTTGGTATGCCGGGCACCGGTAACTTCGCCGGGGAATTTATGATTTTGACCGGTAGCTTCCAGGTGGTACCGACGATTATTGTGATTGCGACCTTTGGCTTGGTGTTTGCGTCAGTTTATTCACTGATCATGATGCAACGCGCCTATTACGGTGCGCCAAAATCGGAAACGCCGCTGAAAGGTATGACTTCGCGCGAGTTCCTGATGATTATGGTGTTGGTGGTTCTGCTGGTGCTGCTGGGGGTTTATCCGCAGCCGATTCTGGACACCTCACATGCTGCGATGAGTAACATCCAGCAGTGGTTTACCGCTTCAATTTCAACTACAAGGCCGTAA
- the nuoL gene encoding NADH-quinone oxidoreductase subunit L, translating to MNLLYLTILLPLIGFLLLAFSRGRWSENLSATVGMGSVGLAALVTIYVGMDFFNHGQQVFHQALWTWMQVGHFNIGVNLTLDGLSLTMLSVVTGVGFFIHMFASWYMRGEEGYSRFFAYTNLFIASMVVLVLADNLMLMYLGWEGVGLCSYLLIGFYYTDPKNGAAAMKAFIITRVGDVFLAFALFILYNELGTLNFREMVELAPAHFAADNHMLQWATLMLLGGAVGKSAQLPLQTWLADAMAGPTPVSALIHAATMVTAGVYLIARSHGLFLMTPEVLHLVGIVGAVTLVLAGFAALVQTDIKRVLAYSTMSQIGYMFLALGVQAWDAAIFHLMTHAFFKALLFLSSGSVILACHHEQNIFKMGGLRKSIPLVYVCFLVGGAALSALPLITAGFFSKDEILAGAVVNGHINLAIAGLVGAFMTSLYTFRMIFITFHGEEKIHAHAGKGITHHLPLIVLLILSTFIGALIVPPLKGVLPDTAELAHGSVLTLQITSGVVAIVGILLAAALWLGKRTLVTSIAKSAPGRFFSTWWFAAWGFDWLYDKVFVKPYLGIAWLLSRDPLDALMTIPAYVSRFANRGLVVSESGYLRWYVASMSVGAVVVLALMLVI from the coding sequence ATGAACCTTCTCTATTTAACAATTTTGTTGCCGCTGATTGGCTTCTTGCTGCTGGCATTCTCCCGTGGCCGCTGGTCGGAAAACCTTTCCGCCACCGTGGGTATGGGGTCGGTTGGTCTGGCCGCGCTGGTCACCATTTACGTTGGTATGGATTTTTTCAACCACGGGCAACAGGTGTTTCACCAGGCGCTGTGGACCTGGATGCAGGTTGGGCATTTCAACATTGGCGTTAACCTGACGCTGGATGGCCTGTCGCTGACCATGCTTTCGGTGGTGACCGGCGTGGGTTTCTTCATCCACATGTTCGCTTCCTGGTACATGCGCGGTGAAGAAGGATATTCACGCTTCTTCGCCTATACCAACCTGTTTATCGCCAGCATGGTGGTGTTGGTGCTGGCTGACAACCTGATGCTGATGTATCTCGGTTGGGAAGGCGTGGGTCTCTGCTCCTATCTGCTGATTGGTTTCTATTACACCGATCCGAAGAACGGTGCGGCGGCGATGAAAGCCTTTATCATCACCCGTGTCGGTGATGTGTTCCTGGCTTTCGCTCTGTTCATTCTTTACAACGAACTGGGTACGCTGAACTTCCGGGAAATGGTTGAACTGGCGCCAGCGCATTTCGCGGCGGATAACCATATGTTGCAGTGGGCGACCCTGATGTTACTGGGCGGCGCGGTAGGTAAATCTGCGCAGTTGCCGTTGCAAACATGGTTGGCGGATGCGATGGCTGGCCCGACGCCGGTGTCAGCGCTGATCCACGCCGCGACCATGGTGACCGCGGGCGTCTATCTGATCGCGCGTTCACATGGGCTGTTCCTGATGACGCCGGAAGTGCTGCATTTGGTCGGCATTGTTGGCGCGGTGACATTGGTGCTGGCGGGTTTTGCCGCTCTGGTACAAACCGATATCAAACGCGTGCTGGCTTACTCGACCATGAGCCAGATTGGCTACATGTTCCTGGCGCTGGGCGTACAGGCATGGGATGCGGCGATTTTCCACCTGATGACGCATGCGTTCTTTAAAGCGCTGCTGTTCCTCTCTTCGGGCTCCGTCATTCTGGCCTGCCACCACGAACAGAACATCTTCAAAATGGGTGGCTTACGTAAGAGCATCCCGCTGGTGTATGTCTGCTTCCTGGTTGGCGGCGCGGCGCTGTCGGCGTTGCCGCTGATTACTGCCGGCTTCTTCAGTAAGGACGAAATTCTCGCGGGCGCGGTGGTTAACGGGCATATCAATCTGGCGATCGCCGGTTTGGTGGGCGCGTTTATGACTTCGCTGTATACCTTCCGCATGATCTTCATCACCTTCCATGGCGAAGAGAAGATTCACGCCCACGCTGGCAAAGGGATTACTCATCACCTGCCGCTGATCGTGCTACTGATCCTCTCTACCTTTATTGGTGCGTTGATTGTGCCGCCATTAAAAGGCGTATTACCGGATACCGCTGAGCTGGCTCATGGTAGCGTGCTGACGCTGCAAATCACCTCTGGCGTGGTGGCAATTGTCGGTATCCTGCTGGCGGCGGCACTGTGGCTCGGCAAACGTACTCTGGTTACCAGCATTGCAAAAAGCGCGCCGGGACGTTTCTTCAGTACCTGGTGGTTTGCTGCCTGGGGCTTCGACTGGCTGTATGACAAAGTGTTCGTCAAGCCTTACCTCGGTATTGCCTGGCTGCTGTCGCGCGATCCGCTGGATGCGTTGATGACGATACCGGCTTACGTATCGCGTTTCGCGAACCGTGGATTGGTGGTCAGCGAAAGCGGCTATCTGCGCTGGTATGTTGCTTCGATGAGCGTTGGCGCAGTCGTGGTGCTGGCGCTGATGCTGGTGATTTAA
- the nuoK gene encoding NADH-quinone oxidoreductase subunit NuoK: MIPLQHGLILAAVLFVLGLTSLVLRRNLLFMLIGLEIMINAAALALVVAGSYWGQADGQVMYILAISLAAAEASIGLALLLQLHRRRQTLNIDTVSEMRG, translated from the coding sequence ATGATCCCTCTACAACACGGATTGATACTGGCCGCCGTGCTGTTTGTCCTCGGACTGACATCACTGGTGTTGCGCCGTAATCTGTTGTTTATGCTGATTGGTCTCGAAATCATGATCAACGCCGCAGCGCTGGCGTTAGTGGTGGCGGGGAGCTATTGGGGACAAGCCGACGGTCAGGTGATGTATATCCTGGCAATCAGCCTGGCGGCTGCCGAAGCCAGTATTGGTCTGGCTCTGCTGCTCCAGCTTCATCGTCGTCGTCAGACTCTGAACATTGATACAGTGAGCGAGATGCGCGGATGA
- the nuoJ gene encoding NADH-quinone oxidoreductase subunit J, with the protein MEFAFYICGLVAVLTTLRVITHTNPVHALLYLIISLLAIAGVFFSLGAYFAGALEIIVYAGAIMVLFVFVVMMLNLGKSVEEQERKWLQPSLWIGPGIVSLLLLMVMIYAILTANDQGIDGTVIDAKAVGISLFGPYVLAVELASMLLLAGLVVAFHIGREERQGEVLSNRPADTAKSNKEEHA; encoded by the coding sequence ATGGAATTTGCGTTTTATATTTGCGGACTGGTGGCGGTATTGACGACATTACGCGTCATTACCCATACCAATCCGGTACACGCGTTGTTGTACTTAATCATCTCGCTGCTGGCGATTGCCGGTGTGTTCTTTTCGCTCGGCGCCTACTTTGCCGGTGCGTTGGAAATCATCGTTTATGCTGGCGCCATTATGGTTCTGTTCGTCTTCGTGGTGATGATGTTAAACCTTGGCAAATCGGTAGAAGAGCAGGAGCGTAAGTGGCTTCAGCCTTCGTTATGGATTGGGCCTGGTATCGTTTCTCTGTTGCTGTTGATGGTGATGATTTACGCCATCCTTACGGCGAACGATCAGGGGATCGATGGTACTGTCATCGACGCGAAAGCAGTGGGCATTAGCCTGTTCGGCCCTTACGTACTGGCGGTTGAGTTGGCGTCAATGTTGCTGCTTGCCGGCTTGGTGGTCGCGTTCCACATCGGACGTGAAGAACGCCAGGGTGAAGTGCTGAGTAATCGCCCGGCGGATACCGCGAAAAGTAATAAGGAGGAACACGCATGA
- the nuoI gene encoding NADH-quinone oxidoreductase subunit NuoI, giving the protein MTLKEIVVGFATQVRSIWMIGMHAFAKRETRMYPEEPVYLPPRYRGRIVLTRDPDGSERCVACNLCAVACPVGCISLQKAEMQDGRWYPEFFRINFSRCIFCGLCEEACPTTAIQLTPDFELGEFKRQDLVYEKEDLLISGPGKYPEYNFYRMAGMAIEGKDKGEAANEAKPIDVKGLLP; this is encoded by the coding sequence ATGACATTGAAAGAAATTGTGGTTGGTTTCGCGACCCAGGTACGCAGTATTTGGATGATTGGCATGCACGCTTTTGCCAAACGCGAAACGCGCATGTATCCGGAAGAGCCGGTTTACCTGCCGCCGCGCTACCGTGGCCGTATCGTGCTTACGCGCGATCCGGATGGTTCAGAGCGCTGCGTGGCCTGTAACCTGTGTGCGGTTGCCTGTCCGGTTGGCTGTATTTCGCTGCAAAAAGCGGAAATGCAGGATGGCCGCTGGTATCCGGAATTCTTCCGCATCAACTTCTCGCGCTGCATCTTCTGTGGCCTGTGCGAAGAAGCCTGTCCGACCACCGCTATCCAGCTTACCCCGGATTTCGAACTGGGTGAATTTAAGCGACAGGATCTGGTGTACGAGAAAGAAGACCTGCTGATTTCAGGGCCGGGTAAATACCCGGAATATAACTTCTATCGTATGGCGGGCATGGCGATCGAAGGGAAAGACAAAGGCGAAGCGGCAAACGAAGCCAAACCTATCGACGTCAAAGGCTTGTTACCTTAA